A stretch of DNA from Gallus gallus isolate bGalGal1 chromosome 7, bGalGal1.mat.broiler.GRCg7b, whole genome shotgun sequence:
CAGGCGCCCGGGGGCAGGTGAGGAGGGCAGGCAGGGCCGTGGGGGACACCCGGCCGCACACCCACCTGATGGGAATCTTGAATTCCTGCTGGGCCGCCGCCAGGAAGCGGCTGAGAGCCTCGTGGGGCTGGTAGAAGCCCATCAGCAGGATCTCCTTCAGGCCGGGCACCTGCGGGGGCACAGTGGGAGGGCAGCTCCTGCAcggcgcccggcccggcccggctcagCCCGGCCCCCGCGTACCTTGGCGCAGGCTTCGATGTGGTGCTGCACCATGGGCACGCCGGCCACGGGGAACAGCGGCTTGGGCACCTCGAAAGAGAGCGGCCGGAAGCGGGTGCCTGCGGGGCACAGCGGgtcggcggggccgggcgcgggcTGACAGCCCCGCGGTGCCCGGCCACTTACCCTTCTGCGGGCCCCCGATGAGGATCACGGCCTTCAGCGGCATGACGGCGCGGctgccccggcccggcccggcgcggcACTTCCGGGACACATCAGCGCGCTCCGTCGCCGCGGCGTCACCGCCGgcgccgccccgctcccctgcgccgcgcccgccgcccgcgAGGGGGCGCCGTAGCGCTGCTGGAGCGGTCGCGCATGCGCGTTGAGGGCGGGGCTGTGCGCGTGCGCGGCCGAGCGGGAACGGGTGGTGCGTGTGTGAGGGAGGGTGCTGTGTGCGCGCGCGGCCAGCCCCGAGCCGGCGCTGCTCCCCGCCCTGAGTTCAGCCCTGAGCCGAGGCCCCCCCCAGGCTGTCCCCACGCCGTAGGCACGCTACCCCTCCCACAGAGGCACGCAGACAGGCTcgggctgctcagggccttTATTGCTGCTCTGGCACGGTGCTCGCTCCGGCCCGGAGGGACAGCAGCGGCTCCGGGGCCTGGCAGAGAGGTGGGGGCGCGGAGCAGGGGCAGAACTTCTCCCCGCGGTCCATAAATAAAGTCCAGTCGCTGCAGCGCAGTTGCCCCGTGCCGCCCCAGCCTGGGGCACCCAGGGGAGGCGAAGGGGGTCTGCGCGGCACGGGGCGCCCCGCAGGCCGGCGTGTATGTGCGAGGGCATGCGTGTGCGTGGGGGCGTGTGGTTCGGCAAGGCACGTGTGGGGCTGCACGTGGGGCgggaggggctgcggggggccGATTTGGGTACGGGCGGCTGCGAGCGTCTCTTCCTGCTCGGAGCGCCCCCAGAAGCGCGAGCGGTGTGGGCCTGAGCAGGTGCAGAGCGTGCGTAGCCCGGGGAAGGCACCGGTGTGGGGCCCGGGCCGCAGCCctctggagcaggagcaggagcgGGCCCTGCTGCCGGCCGGCCCCTCTGCCCAGCCCAGCGGAGCAGCCTCTGTCCTCGGCACTCCCGCGCGAAGCACGCTGACCGCGGACGTCCCCAGTCTGTGCTGGGGGACGGGGCCGCCCCTCGCCCCCCCGTGTCGTGACAGTGGGAGCCGTGGGCTGCGGGTAAGGCACGTGGCTGGGCTGGATGCTGCAGGGGCAGCCGCGTTTTGGGGCCGGTCCCCCACCGACCACGTGGCCTAGGCCGGCCGGCATGCTGGCAGATCTTCCGGACCCCCATCTCTGTCCCCATCCTGTCCCCATCGCGTTCTTCCCCCAACCCTCGGCCACATTCTCCGTCCATCCCAGCATCGCCACCTGACCCCAGCTGGGGCACAATCTTCCGGAAACTCTTCTTCGACTCCACTGAAAGACGCCGCTCGTCTCTGTCCCTGTCCTGCCCTGCCGGCATCCCTGGCAGGTGGGGTCCGTGGGCTCATCCCGGCTCCTCGGCCGCCCTGTCCCGCGGCCCCTGGAATGTTCCTCTGGCTCCTCACCCCTCACGGCTACTGCGGCCCCGGCGGCTGGCCGCCCTGGTAGGAGCGGAGTAAGACCTTGTGCTTGGTGACAGCCTCACCACGGCGCCGCTGGTGCTCCACCAGGAACTCCTTGAGGCGGTTGGTGGTGAAGGTGAGAGTCTGGCGGCGCAGCTTCATCAGGTAGGCATCCTGGAGCCAGGTGTTGGCGAAGCAGTCCTTCACTGTGGGGCGGCTCCTGCGGCAGCTCAGTGTCAGAGACCACGGGGTGCCCACCACCTCCCCACCATCCCCAAGCCAAACACCAGCACTTCCTTCCAAGACCCCCTCGGTGTCCCCGTGGGTCTTCCCAAGCAGGGATGGGGCTCAGGAGACACTCACCAGGGGTGGACGGTGAGGACCTTGCGGATGAAGAGGGCGGCGCTCTGCGAGACGTTGGGGTACAGCTTGAAGGCATCGAAGCGCCCTGCCAGGATGCGGTTCTCTGTCTCAATGGGGTCCAGTTCAAAGAATGGTGACCGCCCGCTCAGCCTGGGAGGGAGGAAGTGGCACgggctgggcacagcagtgAGAGGGCACCGAGCGCCCACCCAGTCCCCACGTGGGACAAACATCCAGCTGGGAACAGTCTGTAGGGCTACAGCTTCCCCCCCTAGCCTGGTGGCTCTGCGTGGGGATTGCTACATCTCAGATGCTCAGCCCCGAGCCCCTTTCTCTTACATGATGTAGGTGAGGACGCCAACACCCCAAACATCCGCAGCGGAGCCCACCGGGTCGCCTTTCACCACTTCTGGCGCTGCAGACAGAGTGAGCAGCTCTGTCAACCCCAGCACCCCCAGTACGCACAGCACCCCCAACACCCACAGCCAACACAGCACCACCAACAGCCCGCCCTTTCTCCCTCCGTACCCCTTGCTGACACCCAAACACAACCCAGCATCAAGTCCCCCAACTGCCCCACAGACACCCAAATgctcccactgagcccaacagCTCTAACAGTCCCCTCTAGATACCCCCAGCATCCCAACCACTACTCAGCTTCCCCAGGCACCTCTCAGCTCCCCAGGCTCTGTGCACGAGCACAGCCGGCCCCACTCACACATGTACTCCAGTGTGCCCACGCGTCGCCCCAGCTGCCGCAGCACCAGGGGGTTGTAGGTCTGGGCGCTGCCAAAATCAATGATCTTGAGAGCGTTTGTGCCCGAGACCACAACGTTGTCAGGCTTGATGTCAAGGTGCACAATGCGGCGGCCATGCAGGTACTCgaggccctgcagcagctgcaggacgTAGCTCACCACATCGTCCTCTGAGTAGCGAAACCTGGGAATAGGGGACATGAGCAGGCTCCCCACACTGGTCCCCCAAACCCAGCCACCCCCACCCCCTGGACCTGTCCACGATGCTGTAGAGGATCTCCTTGCCAGCACAGTTCTCGCAGATGAGCACCAGGTAGCGAGGGGTGATGTACGCCTCGTGCAGGGCCATGATCCGCTCGTGGTGCAGTGCCTTCAGGATCTCGTACTCCTGCAGCACGCTCTGCTTCCTCTCTGCCTCGTAGGGCACAATCTTGGCCATGAAGAGCTTTCCTGTGGCATTCTCCTTGCACAGCCGAATTACCCCAAAGCGGCCCCTGAGGCACAGGGTGATGCTCAGCCCCTTGTACAGGATGCTCCAGGGGCACCCTGGTGCAGCACCCCATCCCTCGCTTCCTCACCTTGCTTTCTCATCCAGGAAGGTGTATGGCTTCTGGGGGACACCCTGCCGCAGTGCCGTGCCATCCGGGGCCCTGCTGTCACCAGAGGGCTCCTTGGAGGACCGGGTGGAGGCAGGCGCCTCCTGGGCAGGGGGCGAGGCAGGGGGCATAGAGACGAAGGACGTGACCATGTAGGGGGGCATCTTCCTGGTAGGTGCCGTGTTGGGGGTGGTGGACGCCGAGGGGGTAGGGGAGGGTTTGGATGGAGAGGGCGCCCGAGGCTGGGGGGACACCCGCGTGGGCAAGGTGGGAGCAGATGTGTCcgtgggagcagcagtggtgcCTGTGTGGGGCATGGCAGCAGTCTGAGGGGCAGTGAACACCAGCTCTGGGGGCTCGCAGACGGTGATGTTGTCTGGGAGCTTGGAGTCTGGCTTTGCCCCCTCAGGGACACCTGGCTGCAGTGGCTGCTCGGGCTTCTGCAGCGCTGCCTTGTGCTTGCGGGGCGGCGTGGCTGGGGGCAGCCCTGAGGCCGGGGGTTCCAACTGCGCCTGGGGTGTCTGGGTCGACCGGCTGGAAGCCGCCTTGTCGGGGATGGGGACGGCAGTGTTCTTGGTTGGAGCAGCACGGGAGtctgcagggaggaaggagagccaTGAGCTGAGTTGGGGTGTGTGTATGCAGGAGCAGGGTGCAAGCAGCATCCCGCTGTCTAAAGCCCTGGAGGAAGAGCCTGCAAAGCaccgtgctgctgcagccccattCCGCGGGGCTCGCTGTGGGCACTGCCCCACAGGAACGGCCAGCTTACCCGTTGCTTCCAGGTGCACTTTGCCTGATGTGGTGCTGTAAGGCCCCTGCCCAGCCTTATTGACACAGGCCACCCGGAATTTGGCAGTGCTGCCGGGGGGCAGCTCTGTCACGTTGAAGTAGCAGTCAGTGATGCCGGTGCTGACCAACTTCCACTCGTGCTCCCCTGCCAGCATGGAGGCATGGTGAGGTTCAGGCTGCACCCTGTCCCACTTTCCCAGGCCCCCAGCACCCATCCATGCAAGGATGAGGGTTGTAGCCCAGCCAAGGGTGCCCCCAAGCAGAGTCGGGGTGGCCACGTTTCACTGGCCACGTACCCTCCAGCCTGTGCTCCAGCGTGTAGGTGCAGGGGGCTTTGCTCTCTGCGGGCTTCCACAGCACCAGCACCGTGTTCTTGTACTTCTGGGCGATCTCCGGGGTGCCTGGCCGCCCGGGGAGCCCTGCCAGGGGACACAGAGTAGGCAGGCTGGGTGCctggccagcagcagggtgTGCGGGCTTGGACACACAGGGAAAtgcctgtgcagcagcagcctgtccCCCTTGAAAGCCCCAAGTAGGGATGTGCAGAGCAGGGATCCAGTGCTCTGCCCCAGAGAGTCCCCGGCCCCATGGCTGTTTCACCGTGTTAGCAGCAGTGCCTGAGCGTGCATCCTTCCTGCCAGAGCCAGCCCCGAGCAGCCCGAGCAAACAATCCCCAGCACCTGGCATGTGTTCTGTCCCTGTGGGGCAGCACCTCTTTCCCCTGAGATCCCCCCACCCCCGTGTCCTTACGTGCCACAGCCAGCGTGCAGGAGCTGATGGCTGTGCCAAGGGTGTTGGCAGCTGCACACTCATATAGCCCCGCATCCTTCCTGGAGACCTTGGAGATGGTGAGCATCTGGCGGCCGTCCTTGCAGGAGATGATGTTCAGCACATTGTCCGGCTGCAGTGACCGCTTATCTGCAAAGGGGAGCAGAGGAAAGCGATGCTacagctgctccctgggcaCCCACCCACTCAGGCAGCCCTGGCATCAGCAGCCCCCACCTTTCATCCAGACAATTCTGGGGGTCGGGCagccagcaggcaggcagcaaaGGGTCAGGGCATCGCCCTCCAGGAGCACCTGGTCCTTCAGCTTGATGTgaaaaatgggggggaaatCTGGAGAGCAGAGGGCATGGTGAGGACAGGGTGTCAGGGGACAACCCGTGTGCCCCATATCCTGGCCATGCCTACCTGACTCGCTGGGTGCATGCTGCCGCCCAGCTGCAGAGCCATCCTCCCGCAGCAGGCTGGAGGGAATGCTGGGCTGTGAGGCCATCTTCTCCTTCTTCGTGCGGGAGAGTCCCCAGCGCTCCCAGCGTGACCGCTTCTGCCCCTCACCTGCAGAGACGTGGAGAGGGAGGGTGGCTGGGACTGATTCCTGGGGACTTACCGGGGTGCCTGTGTGGCCGTGCTGAGGCAGCTCGGCCTCAGGGTactcccagctcccagctcaccTTTGGCAGAGGCAGTGGAGCGGGTGCTGCCCTCCGAGCGCAGGGACTCGGAGGACGGTGCGGGTGCCGGGGGTGGTCCCACCTGGTCCTGCGCCACGACGCCCACCCGTCGCAGGCTGTCCCCCTCCGAGATGGAGCGGcgcagcagggagggctgccGCTGacccagctcccccagcccctcgTCCTCGGGCCGCTCGTCTGACAGGCTGCGCAGCCGCGAGGACACCCTCTCCATAGTGGCACTGATCTTCCGCCGCACCGCCACCACCGGTGACTCCCCGCCACCCACCGGCTCCGACTTGAGGCTCTCCGAGTCCCTGCGCTCCTTGGAGCTGCCCAAACCCAGGCTCCAGGAGAAGCGGCGCCCGCGGGTGGGAGTGTCACCGCCACCTTCCTCCCCtttgctcttcctcctctcagGAGGTGGAGTGCGCTTGAGGAGCACGGACATCCTGCGGAGGAAGCTGCTGTCCTTCTCCACCTCGTGCAGGTCCTGCACTGACTTGGACTTCTCCAAGCCGGCGGGCTGGCTCCGGCGCAGCTCCAGGGGCACGCCGGCTGGTGTGGGCCGGTAAATGCCATCGTCGCGGGCCGAGGGGCTGGCCAAGTGCCGGTCCTCAGAGCGGGAGCGGGTGAGGAGCTTCAGCCCACGGCTGAGGGATGACTCGCGGCTCCGCTTGAATTTGGCCTCGAAGACCTCCTCAGAGGCAATGTCCTGGAtgagcagggagctggaggagccggtgggctgtgcctccttcttctcctctgGTGCTGGTGCCGCTGCAGGGGGCTCGGCAGGGGCAGCGGGCTGGGGGGCTTCCTTGGTGGCCATCTCCCCTTCCCATGTGGCTCCCATCGCCTGCATCACCTCCGCGTAGGAGGACGTCTTAGGGGTGCGAGCACCAGGGGCCGAAGGCTGCTGCGGGGTGGCTGCTCTGGGCCTGGCAGCCCCCACCCCAGGCGTCCCTGTGGCTCTGATGGCTTCAGCCTTGGAGGGCACCTTCTCCTCCGTTGGCTTCTTTCCCACAGTGGCGATGCCGGCTCTGGCCTGGGGCTGGGCCCGCTCCTCGGGGCTGGGCTTCCTCTCCTGGGCAGCCTTGGCCACAGGGGGCTGCGGTACAATGACCTCCGGCACCTGGGGCCGTGCCTCGGAGAGCGCCGAGAGTGACGGGGACTCCTTGAGCCGCTGGGCCTCAGCGTGGGCCATCGGGATCTCCAGGGGTGCTCCGGAGCGGCGGTGCCGGACGACGGGCTCAGCATCACcgtggctgaaggagctgctcttctgcaggATGCGCTCCGGGGGCAGCAGGTGGGGTGAGGCGGCCTCGCTGGACGCTGCCCGCACCAACCGCGGCACCGAGGGTGCCAGCTGCTCCATGCGGGGCGGCCACGGCCCCTTCTTGTTGGGGACCACCCCCAGCGTCTCCAGGAGCGGACCCCGCAGGCCACTGACCTTGCCGTCGGCGGTGCCGCCCCGCAGCAGGCGCTGCCGCATCAGCTCCAGGCGCTGGGCGTGCTCGTCCTCGGCCCCCCGCCGCCGCGGCAGCTCCATGGAGGCCGCCTTGGCCAGGGCACGTCGAGGCTCCCGGCCCACCTCAGCCCCCTCCTCAAGGCCTGGGGGCCGGCTCAGCAAGGCGCTGTCAGCCGAGCTGCCCCGCTTCAGCTCGCCCCGGCGGGTGCTCTCCGGGGACTCCAGGCTGGAGCCCTTCCTCATGGCTTTGCGGGGATACTCGAGCCGCTTCTGGGCCTCGGGGGCCTCCTCGTCGGAGGAGCTGGGTGCCTCCACCTCTGCACACTGCCGCCGCGGCCCTGGGGCCCTCGGCCTCTTCCCCAGGGCCACCACGGCCTTTCCCGTGGCCTCGCTCTGCCACTCCATGGCGGAGCCGTCCCCTGGCATGGCCACCTCCTGTCGCAGGCCCTCAGCTGGCCCCGGCATCTCGTCATCCGTGGGGATCTCGTTGAGGGACATGCGGGAGCCAGAGAACTCCACCTGGTGCGGCATGGGGATGAAGGGCAGCTCGTCCAGGTCATCCGAGTCTGAGGAGGACGAGAGGGCTGGAGACTCCTTGAGGTGGCGAGGCACGGCGATGGAGAGGTGGTTGGAGGtgtcctccagcagctccgGGATCGGCCGCAGCACCATGTTGCACTTGTAGCTGATCTGTGAGCGCTGCAGCCCACGGACGGGGCTGGGTCAGgcccaggcaggcagcacagcaccatgCATGGCATCAGCCAGACTGGCACACATtgccctcctcccaccccagcTCCTAACCCCACCTGCCATTTCCGACGGGAGAGGAAGAGCTTCAGGTGGTCGGTGCTGATGACCTTCCCCTTGGCCAGGgtctgcagggagaggggacAGCAAAGTCATTTAGACCCTACAGCAAGCCCTGAGCGACGCTGCTGCACCagggtgctgctctgtgctgggactCACCTTGAACCAGGGGTGCTCCAGAGTCTGCTCCGCATTGGGTCTCCTgtgaagcagcagagccaggtgAGGCCTGCATCCTGCCAGCCCCTCACCCAGCTCCTCCATCCCAATGGGGCACGTGGCCATGCCCCAGGAGGGGATGGGCTCCGCGGCACTCACAGCCTGTCATTGACCAGCACTTTGATGACAAAGCCCTTGGCCTCCCGAGTGAGCCCCTGGAACATCCTTTCCTCAAAAGCCACGTTGTAGTTACGGATGTTCATCAGCGTCGTCTTGTCGTTCTCACCCACGAAGGGGGAGATCCCGGTGAGGCTGTGAGGAGGGAACACTGTCACCGGGATGCAGGAAACAGTTTGGCATGTCCTGGGGACTGAGCGCTGCCCCAGCGCCGTGGGCAGGAGCAGacagagaggaggggaggagcaCGGAAAGGGAACAGAATGGGGGTCTCTTCTGTGGGGACGAAGCGGGGCACTTACCACAGGTAGGCGATGACCCCCACAGGCCTGTGGAGAGGAGAGCAGGGTCACCACACAGCACCAGTCCCTCAGCACAGTGGGGACGCTAAGTCTACCCGGCTGCCCTTACCAGACATCGGTGACACTGGAGACGGGGCTCTGGTTGACAATCTCGGGCCCCACAAACTCGGGGGTGCCGTACTTGCAGTACTGCGGCTCATCGGGCGTCAGCTCCTGCGCGTTGCCGAAGTCGCAGATCCGGACCTGCTCGCTGCTTGAATCCGCCATCAGGAGGTTTTCTGGCTACAGGAGAGCGCAGGGCAGGCGGGAGTTTGGCAGGAGGCTCCCACTGGGGAGAAGCACGGTGGGGCACAGGGGCTGTCCCCTCTGCAGGGACGCAGGGAGCACTCACTTTGATGTCCAGGTGCAGGACTTGGTGCTGGTGAAGGTAGCAGATCCCCTCCAGGATCTGCCGCATGTAGGAGCGGACCTGCGAGGGAGCAGAGGTGGGGTGGCACCAGGCAGCAGAGGGCCTGATGAGGTAGGTGGATGCCACCTCCTTTTGGCACGACGCAGTAAGCATCACGCATCCGTGGGATGGGGCGGACACTGGTACCCCAGCCACCAATTGTCTCCCTGCCCACTTCACCTACCTCAGACTCGCACACTGAGGGCTTCCTTGCCATCCTGTCCAGCAGCTCATCCTCGGCACAGCTGGGAATGGTCAAGGAGCACAGGGAACACTGTGCCCGTGCCCTCCTCCCACCTTGCTGCCATGCACTCActgccccccagccctcccctggCCCCCACACCACGCTCCTGGAGGATACAGCTCCATCACCATGATGACTGCGTTCTTCTTCTCAAAGGCATCATGAAAGAAGACGATGCGCTCATGATCGAGCTGTGAGAGGATGTGCAGCTCCCGGCGTGCTGACTGCTTGGCCTTGGTCCTGCCAGGGACGAACTTGGCTGCAAAGTCCAGGCGGCTGCTCTTCTCCGTCACTCTCCGCAGGTAGGAGAAAGCCCCCCTGCAACGTGGCGGTGGGATgaggaggtgggagggaagaCCTCCCCATTGCTGAGAAGCTGGGGTAGGCACTTGTACCCGCAGGGAGATGCCCCAGGACCATCGCTGGAGGATGACGACTGTCCTCAGAGGATCTCCTGGCCCCGTACCTCCCGATCTCCTCGTGCACATCATAGTAGTCAGTCAGGCGTCGTGCCTTGTGCAGTGCATCTTCCTCCATGGTGGCATCggctgcaggctgggctggaggaaggagaggtgCTGTCAGGGTTGAGCAAGGGGCCGGGGGGAGGCCCGCAATGCAGGGCCAAGGGGACCTGGCTGGCTGTACCTGCGCGCACCACCAGCTCAGCCTTGCAGGAGACCTCTCCCGCCAGGTTCCTGGCCGTGCAGGTGTAGACCCCGCTGTCgggctcagcagcacccagcaccacCAGGGAGCACTCATTGTCCTCGTAAACGAAGCTCAGGTggctgctctcctccagcagctccccatcCTGGGGATGC
This window harbors:
- the SPEG gene encoding striated muscle preferentially expressed protein kinase isoform X3 codes for the protein MHRAQARGGTSGASGEPGRATGRAPASPGIPPKRAKVTAEQGAAEEGPTRLAAPAFVRKLKNAAIGTGCDIRLRVVAVGNPRPNLRWYHNEEQLAPRGEEYGTLWIRDSTKEDAGVYTCVAENERGEAMTSAVLAIIDMEDSETGEDEPSDPQVTQRSELQDETAFSTPTGGSDTLVDASMNTTPTSVLALSQTEERSSWSGSQQTVVEKEPDANLPLRGPYLRPSAWQPQGTPSSIPQGGYRRDDPHSGPVSPKPGAEPPHSPAALPLTAKPPIIRSPSPRAGLCPPTPSGATPQPSARLPSSSCTPVTPRRTSSVPADYQDTVPEEYEEKIKKPKSQSQGSTQDSRPATPMSDASGRISVRASPKLVRAGSRIFERLQYFEERRGSLEQADSPFPARPWLPLRKTRSFDQPGWERRAGTPGGWRDGEGSAASRRQAFRQKAASFDERGKFAGRVQDIEHKFSEELSRIKRTVSKQQLRRSQELGKAEPQPPAEPPAARTPRGSAVPRKAQPAKASSPAEGTHVIQHLALSSVALVGPNGEPEPGGQRARRGPARGGVVEEARKAAQQDGGGEVRKKEQWLLAQATPRGRVAEGTPCPDGGPVAASRAPGVASEGLAARLAVPHGLYRRPEVPAEVRFLPWAKPGMEQEARLERSWAGQHGTGKEVDRRQAKVAEKKESVRMSQEGRGTRSKGKGHRARPTSPELESSDDSYVSAGEDPLEAPVFEIPIQDTAVAVGTEVLLKCIVTANPQPEVSWRKDGVPLRSSTARPIKAEGERHTLLVRSARVADAGLYTVTAANEVGATCCSAILSVRPAPAVERHGNLAPPLGQVSPITSDEEYLSPLEEFPESGTPQHRPAMKLQPRAEHGAAHSSSESSFKAAPTFEVALSDQSVLEGQDVSMSVRVRGEPKPIIYWLRNRQPVKYGRRHHAEEAEGARGLCTLHILAAERTDTGFYTCKAVNEYGTKQCEAKLEVRARPECQSLAVVVPLQDVVVGAGELALFECLVAGPPDMDVDWLSRGRLLQPALLKCKMHFDGRKCKLLLTSVHEDDSGIYTCKLSTAKDELTCSARLTVKPSVQPLFTRKLEDVDVVEGRTARFDCMVSGTPVPTVTWSHFGQIVQEGENVRIQQDGGLHSLVIVHVSSEDEGHYVVTARNAHGHVECSAELYVEEPRPSAASQISKLEKMPSIPEEPEQAETEAECFTMPDFLKPLHNLEVVESKEAVLECQVAGMPYPSITWFHNGSRIDSTDDRKMMQYKDVHRLVFRAVSHTHAGVYKSVIANKVGKATCYAHLYVTDVVPTPPDGPPTVASVTGRAITLTWNKPKWLDTAIDPSSVTYVVQMQVLGMTQWMVLVAGVRDTTYTVHGLTKGAQYLFRVITSTPKTNSKPSPLVGPVKLLDRGPYLDEAPVILDKPDVVYVVEGQPASITITINHVEATVTWKRGGQVLGEQEGTCEMTMPDDDQHCLRLLRVGRGAAGPLACEVSNRHGTARCTLRLHLAEAPRFESIMEDIDAQEGETPRFAVVVEGKPLPDIMWYKDGELLEESSHLSFVYEDNECSLVVLGAAEPDSGVYTCTARNLAGEVSCKAELVVRAAQPAADATMEEDALHKARRLTDYYDVHEEIGRGAFSYLRRVTEKSSRLDFAAKFVPGRTKAKQSARRELHILSQLDHERIVFFHDAFEKKNAVIMVMELCAEDELLDRMARKPSVCESEVRSYMRQILEGICYLHQHQVLHLDIKPENLLMADSSSEQVRICDFGNAQELTPDEPQYCKYGTPEFVGPEIVNQSPVSSVTDVWPVGVIAYLCLTGISPFVGENDKTTLMNIRNYNVAFEERMFQGLTREAKGFVIKVLVNDRLRPNAEQTLEHPWFKTLAKGKVISTDHLKLFLSRRKWQRSQISYKCNMVLRPIPELLEDTSNHLSIAVPRHLKESPALSSSSDSDDLDELPFIPMPHQVEFSGSRMSLNEIPTDDEMPGPAEGLRQEVAMPGDGSAMEWQSEATGKAVVALGKRPRAPGPRRQCAEVEAPSSSDEEAPEAQKRLEYPRKAMRKGSSLESPESTRRGELKRGSSADSALLSRPPGLEEGAEVGREPRRALAKAASMELPRRRGAEDEHAQRLELMRQRLLRGGTADGKVSGLRGPLLETLGVVPNKKGPWPPRMEQLAPSVPRLVRAASSEAASPHLLPPERILQKSSSFSHGDAEPVVRHRRSGAPLEIPMAHAEAQRLKESPSLSALSEARPQVPEVIVPQPPVAKAAQERKPSPEERAQPQARAGIATVGKKPTEEKVPSKAEAIRATGTPGVGAARPRAATPQQPSAPGARTPKTSSYAEVMQAMGATWEGEMATKEAPQPAAPAEPPAAAPAPEEKKEAQPTGSSSSLLIQDIASEEVFEAKFKRSRESSLSRGLKLLTRSRSEDRHLASPSARDDGIYRPTPAGVPLELRRSQPAGLEKSKSVQDLHEVEKDSSFLRRMSVLLKRTPPPERRKSKGEEGGGDTPTRGRRFSWSLGLGSSKERRDSESLKSEPVGGGESPVVAVRRKISATMERVSSRLRSLSDERPEDEGLGELGQRQPSLLRRSISEGDSLRRVGVVAQDQVGPPPAPAPSSESLRSEGSTRSTASAKGEGQKRSRWERWGLSRTKKEKMASQPSIPSSLLREDGSAAGRQHAPSESDFPPIFHIKLKDQVLLEGDALTLCCLPAGCPTPRIVWMKDKRSLQPDNVLNIISCKDGRQMLTISKVSRKDAGLYECAAANTLGTAISSCTLAVARLPGRPGTPEIAQKYKNTVLVLWKPAESKAPCTYTLEHRLEGEHEWKLVSTGITDCYFNVTELPPGSTAKFRVACVNKAGQGPYSTTSGKVHLEATDSRAAPTKNTAVPIPDKAASSRSTQTPQAQLEPPASGLPPATPPRKHKAALQKPEQPLQPGVPEGAKPDSKLPDNITVCEPPELVFTAPQTAAMPHTGTTAAPTDTSAPTLPTRVSPQPRAPSPSKPSPTPSASTTPNTAPTRKMPPYMVTSFVSMPPASPPAQEAPASTRSSKEPSGDSRAPDGTALRQGVPQKPYTFLDEKARGRFGVIRLCKENATGKLFMAKIVPYEAERKQSVLQEYEILKALHHERIMALHEAYITPRYLVLICENCAGKEILYSIVDRFRYSEDDVVSYVLQLLQGLEYLHGRRIVHLDIKPDNVVVSGTNALKIIDFGSAQTYNPLVLRQLGRRVGTLEYMSPEVVKGDPVGSAADVWGVGVLTYIMLSGRSPFFELDPIETENRILAGRFDAFKLYPNVSQSAALFIRKVLTVHPWSRPTVKDCFANTWLQDAYLMKLRRQTLTFTTNRLKEFLVEHQRRRGEAVTKHKVLLRSYQGGQPPGPQ